The proteins below come from a single Tenuifilum thalassicum genomic window:
- a CDS encoding S46 family peptidase — protein sequence MNMNTFKRVFIGFLILLSYSAIRADEGMWMLNKISQNIPAMKALGFKLTAEDIYSINHSCLKDAIVQFDDGTCSAELVSANGLFFTNHHCGLDAVQELSSVSNNLLENGYWASNYEQELPVHGKTALILQDISNVTVEILDGISNSLSNEDYFRAIEQKMQYLEDSITLATGYYTIIRPFYNYNEFYMFRYKRYRDVRLVGVPPSSIGNFGGDIDNWHWPRHTGDFCVFRIYTSPDGSPADYSPKNIPLKPKRFLKISLQGVNEGDFAMIIGFPGRTHRYATSFEALYNREVVANFKRNVWGEMIRAIKKAQETDPAIKVDYTDKHDYLVNFYQKDVWQAESMYNYNVVERLAAREDSLKAWANRNPFLFSRYVTSLPVIKNYFETATKNRWEETEGALSALSYPVDIHNVINACNNFISVIFEQGKPYSRLSFKKDYIRIEAKKIEKHLPDIFEGYHIYPDAQLYSIAFGTLINSIGDVSNIKLLSSIKKIDNINVSYPYYVRAFYEKSYFSSPDNLKRLIKRPYRDSLINDPFLLLYHSYSMLWDSIYSSRYKVEQDYKRAMQLFTRGVMEMKKGKLLYPDANSTPRLTYGKVKGYKPADGLYYKPFTTLDGVMEKESKTEDIFKVPSKLKQLWERKDYGRYGKDGVMPVCFLTDNDITGGNSGSAVLDANGNLIGIAFDGNAEAMACDFMYEPETQRTIVVDIRYVLFIIDKFGECQHIMNELETV from the coding sequence AGGGCATGTGGATGCTCAATAAAATTAGCCAAAACATCCCCGCAATGAAGGCTTTAGGTTTTAAACTTACAGCCGAGGATATATACAGCATAAACCACTCATGTTTAAAAGATGCCATTGTTCAATTCGATGATGGAACTTGTAGCGCTGAGCTTGTTTCCGCTAATGGTTTGTTTTTTACAAACCATCACTGTGGTCTTGATGCAGTTCAAGAGCTGAGTTCTGTTTCAAATAATCTTTTAGAAAATGGATATTGGGCTTCAAACTATGAACAGGAATTGCCAGTTCATGGTAAAACAGCACTTATTCTACAAGACATATCCAATGTTACTGTTGAGATTTTAGATGGGATTAGTAACTCATTATCAAATGAGGATTACTTTAGAGCTATTGAACAAAAAATGCAATATTTAGAAGACTCCATAACATTAGCAACCGGATACTACACAATTATTCGCCCTTTTTATAACTACAACGAGTTTTACATGTTTCGTTATAAACGCTATCGTGATGTTAGGCTTGTAGGTGTCCCACCATCATCGATTGGAAATTTTGGTGGAGATATCGATAATTGGCATTGGCCACGCCATACTGGTGATTTTTGTGTTTTTCGAATATATACCTCACCCGATGGAAGCCCTGCTGATTATAGCCCCAAGAATATTCCCTTAAAACCGAAGCGATTCCTAAAGATAAGCCTTCAGGGCGTTAATGAAGGCGATTTTGCTATGATTATCGGATTTCCTGGAAGAACCCATAGGTATGCAACCTCTTTCGAAGCACTTTACAACAGGGAAGTAGTCGCTAATTTTAAACGCAATGTTTGGGGGGAGATGATTAGAGCAATTAAAAAAGCGCAGGAGACTGATCCAGCCATAAAGGTTGACTACACAGACAAGCACGATTACTTGGTAAACTTTTACCAAAAAGATGTGTGGCAGGCGGAATCGATGTACAACTACAATGTTGTTGAACGTTTAGCTGCGCGCGAAGATAGCCTCAAGGCCTGGGCTAATAGGAACCCGTTCCTGTTTAGCAGGTATGTGACAAGCCTGCCTGTAATTAAAAACTATTTTGAAACTGCCACCAAAAATAGGTGGGAGGAAACAGAAGGTGCTCTATCTGCATTGTCGTACCCTGTTGATATTCATAATGTTATAAATGCTTGTAACAATTTTATTAGCGTTATTTTTGAACAAGGTAAACCCTATAGTAGGCTTAGCTTTAAAAAGGATTATATTAGGATTGAGGCAAAAAAAATAGAAAAGCATCTACCTGATATTTTTGAAGGGTACCATATTTATCCCGATGCTCAACTTTACTCCATAGCATTCGGTACCTTAATTAATAGTATTGGAGATGTAAGTAATATAAAGTTGCTTAGCTCCATTAAGAAAATTGATAATATTAATGTCTCTTATCCTTATTATGTGCGTGCTTTTTATGAAAAATCATATTTTTCCTCCCCCGACAACTTAAAACGACTTATTAAAAGACCATACAGAGACTCTTTAATAAATGATCCTTTCCTTCTCCTTTATCACAGCTATAGTATGTTATGGGATTCTATTTACAGTTCAAGGTATAAGGTTGAGCAAGATTACAAGAGAGCCATGCAGCTTTTCACACGTGGAGTTATGGAGATGAAAAAAGGTAAACTCCTTTATCCCGATGCCAACTCTACACCACGTTTAACATATGGTAAGGTAAAAGGATATAAGCCTGCCGATGGCTTATACTACAAACCTTTTACAACGCTCGATGGAGTGATGGAGAAAGAAAGTAAAACCGAAGATATCTTTAAAGTTCCTTCTAAGTTGAAACAGCTTTGGGAACGAAAAGATTATGGGAGATATGGTAAGGATGGTGTAATGCCAGTTTGCTTCCTTACCGATAATGATATAACAGGAGGAAATTCTGGGAGTGCAGTGCTTGATGCAAATGGGAATTTAATAGGAATAGCATTTGATGGAAATGCTGAAGCAATGGCCTGTGATTTTATGTATGAACCCGAAACGCAAAGAACCATTGTAGTTGACATTCGCTATGTTCTTTTTATTATTGATAAGTTTGGAGAATGCCAACACATAATGAATGAATTAGAAACAGTTTAG
- a CDS encoding OsmC family protein has product MEFEVTFKGKKQVIAHIGEHDILTDQPIYGGGDNEGPAPFSLFLASIGTCAGIYVKSFCDQRGIPTENIKIVQRHQFNPQTHMIEKLELEINLPSDFPEKYKDAVIKAADQCAVKKHLHNPPQMSVTTKSI; this is encoded by the coding sequence ATGGAATTTGAAGTAACATTTAAAGGTAAAAAACAGGTAATTGCTCACATAGGAGAGCACGACATTCTAACCGACCAACCAATTTATGGTGGTGGCGATAATGAGGGTCCTGCACCATTTTCGTTATTTTTGGCATCCATTGGCACCTGTGCAGGGATATATGTAAAATCATTTTGCGATCAAAGAGGTATTCCTACCGAAAATATCAAAATTGTACAAAGGCACCAGTTTAATCCTCAAACTCACATGATAGAAAAGTTAGAGTTAGAGATTAATTTGCCATCAGACTTTCCAGAAAAGTATAAGGATGCAGTAATAAAAGCAGCAGATCAGTGTGCTGTTAAAAAGCACTTGCACAACCCACCTCAAATGAGTGTAACGACTAAAAGCATATAA
- a CDS encoding M6 family metalloprotease domain-containing protein: protein MRKKLLGLMSMCLVACTLWVSQIYAVPAYPGLIQYKQANGKTLAIFLKGDEKVKWATTEDGYTILLNSKGIYEYAVQDTKGDLQLSGIEVSNIKERTAKEKALLSKISKGLYYSKSQLSMMKSIWEIKNAEAQKAFPTTGNRKLVCILMGFKDRAFTKSKSDFNTLFNQVGSGSVKDYYLENSWNQFNLTVDVFGPYTASQNMSYYGGNDYNGNDSNPRALVTEAVNAADAQANFANYDNDGDGTVDGVYVIYAGYGEEAGASSNAIWAHAWNITPVTKDGVTISKYSCSAELRGNSGSTITAIGVICHEFGHVLGAPDYYDTNYSTGGQFYGTGNWDMMASGSWNNNGDTPAHHNAYTKVKIYGWANATILSSAANITVKPVESNKSFYQINSTTSGEYWLIENRQKTGFDAAVPGHGLLIYHVHKDVVSASNYNNVNASYPQKMYPVCASATTNPSSSASSYGSINSAGCPFPGTSNKTSFTDATTPSMKSWAGANTGKPITNIAENSSTKDITFAFMGGSSGGTAPATPSGLSTSNITTNSATLSWSAVSGATSYDVQIRPQGGSYSTYNVTTNSYNATGLSANTTYEWHVRAKNSYGTSSYSSIKSFTTQANPTGVSLPYSQSFSSSSLPSGWTTQNTGSGITERWSVSNSNKAGGSAYEMKCSYQNVNPGTTRLITPAINTVGKSQITLTFKHMFDAYSSGATLRVQTSNDKSSWTNTTWSKSTSTSNITARTETVTITTNLNSSTTYIAFVVEGNIYNIDYWYIDDVSVTAGSAASTPTVTTGSVSNVTSSSATVSGNVTSNGGASVTARGICYSTSQNPTISNSKVASGSGTGSFSATLTGLSPNTTYYARAYATNAQGTSYGSQVSFTTESGSSVSYCTSKGKNSSYEWIDLVQFAGINRTSGNDGGYKDMTSMQATVARGSSNTIYISAGFSSSSYTEYWAIWIDFNHNGTFEDSEKVVSGSSSSSSTLSATVSIPSTATLGVTRMRVSMKYNAAPTACETFTYGEVEDYSVNITSSSSAPTTDTPFAEDLGNEKVEIFTIYPNPAKESLNIMLNGIEGEVSARIYDMRGAVVKFQMLNERNTSININDLAPGIYTISIDDEKEPITKQFIKN from the coding sequence ATGAGAAAAAAACTACTCGGTTTAATGAGCATGTGTTTAGTTGCATGCACACTATGGGTAAGCCAAATTTATGCAGTTCCAGCTTATCCTGGGCTTATTCAGTATAAACAAGCCAATGGTAAAACATTAGCCATTTTCCTTAAAGGTGACGAAAAGGTAAAATGGGCTACTACAGAGGATGGTTATACAATCCTACTCAACAGCAAAGGCATCTATGAATACGCTGTTCAAGATACCAAAGGCGATTTGCAACTTTCAGGAATTGAGGTTAGCAACATAAAAGAAAGAACTGCTAAAGAGAAAGCACTTCTTTCAAAGATAAGCAAAGGGCTATACTATAGCAAAAGCCAGCTTTCAATGATGAAGAGCATATGGGAAATTAAAAATGCAGAAGCTCAAAAAGCATTTCCTACAACAGGAAACAGAAAGTTAGTTTGTATTCTAATGGGTTTTAAGGATAGAGCATTTACCAAGTCTAAGTCTGATTTTAACACCCTTTTTAATCAAGTTGGTTCAGGTAGCGTAAAGGATTACTACTTAGAAAACTCATGGAATCAGTTCAACCTAACAGTTGATGTATTTGGACCATATACTGCTAGCCAAAATATGTCGTACTATGGTGGAAACGATTACAATGGTAACGACTCAAACCCAAGAGCTTTAGTCACTGAAGCTGTTAATGCTGCCGACGCACAGGCAAACTTTGCCAATTATGATAACGATGGAGACGGTACAGTTGATGGTGTTTACGTAATTTATGCAGGTTACGGAGAAGAGGCAGGTGCTAGTTCCAATGCCATTTGGGCTCATGCATGGAATATTACTCCTGTAACAAAAGATGGTGTAACAATTAGTAAATATTCCTGTTCAGCAGAACTTAGAGGTAATTCAGGTTCAACAATAACAGCAATTGGAGTAATTTGCCACGAGTTTGGTCATGTTCTAGGTGCACCTGATTACTATGACACCAATTACAGTACTGGAGGTCAATTTTACGGAACAGGTAACTGGGATATGATGGCAAGCGGATCTTGGAATAACAATGGCGATACTCCTGCGCACCACAATGCCTATACAAAGGTTAAGATTTATGGTTGGGCAAATGCAACCATCCTATCCTCAGCTGCCAATATAACAGTAAAGCCTGTTGAGTCGAACAAGAGTTTTTACCAGATCAATTCAACAACCAGTGGGGAATACTGGTTAATTGAGAATCGCCAAAAAACTGGCTTTGACGCTGCAGTTCCAGGCCATGGGCTTCTGATCTATCACGTTCATAAAGATGTAGTGTCGGCTAGTAACTATAATAATGTAAATGCATCCTATCCGCAAAAAATGTATCCTGTTTGTGCGAGTGCAACCACAAATCCAAGTTCATCAGCAAGTTCATACGGAAGCATAAACAGTGCTGGTTGTCCTTTTCCAGGAACTAGCAATAAAACCTCGTTTACCGATGCCACTACACCTAGCATGAAATCTTGGGCAGGTGCAAACACAGGTAAACCAATTACCAATATAGCAGAGAACTCATCAACTAAAGATATTACATTTGCATTTATGGGTGGCTCTAGTGGTGGAACTGCTCCTGCTACTCCTAGTGGGCTATCAACTTCAAACATCACCACAAACAGTGCAACACTTAGCTGGAGCGCTGTTAGCGGGGCAACCTCCTATGATGTTCAGATCAGGCCTCAGGGCGGGTCATACTCAACCTATAACGTTACAACAAACTCGTACAACGCAACAGGCCTTTCTGCCAACACCACTTATGAGTGGCACGTAAGGGCTAAGAACTCCTATGGCACGAGTAGCTACTCTTCTATCAAGTCGTTCACCACACAGGCGAACCCAACGGGTGTTAGCTTGCCATACTCGCAAAGCTTCAGCAGCTCAAGCCTACCAAGCGGATGGACAACACAAAACACTGGTAGCGGCATAACCGAGCGCTGGAGCGTTTCCAACAGCAACAAGGCTGGCGGTTCTGCATACGAGATGAAGTGCAGCTACCAGAATGTAAACCCAGGCACCACCCGCCTGATTACACCTGCCATCAACACCGTTGGCAAGAGCCAGATCACCCTTACATTCAAGCACATGTTCGATGCCTATAGCTCAGGTGCTACGCTACGCGTTCAAACCTCGAACGATAAGTCCAGCTGGACCAACACCACATGGTCAAAGAGCACCTCTACATCAAACATTACCGCCCGTACCGAAACAGTTACCATTACAACCAACCTGAACTCTTCAACCACCTACATTGCCTTTGTGGTTGAGGGTAATATCTACAACATCGACTACTGGTACATTGATGACGTATCCGTAACCGCTGGTAGCGCAGCTTCAACCCCAACCGTAACAACGGGAAGCGTTAGCAACGTAACCTCAAGCTCGGCTACCGTTAGCGGTAATGTAACATCGAACGGAGGCGCAAGCGTAACAGCTCGTGGTATATGCTACAGCACATCGCAGAACCCAACCATTTCGAATAGCAAGGTGGCAAGCGGTTCGGGTACTGGCTCATTCAGCGCAACCCTAACAGGGCTATCGCCCAACACCACCTACTATGCAAGGGCATATGCAACCAACGCCCAGGGCACATCATACGGTAGCCAGGTTAGCTTTACTACCGAAAGCGGCTCGTCGGTAAGCTACTGTACTTCAAAGGGCAAAAACTCCAGCTACGAGTGGATTGACCTGGTTCAGTTTGCAGGAATTAACCGTACATCTGGTAATGATGGTGGTTACAAGGATATGACTAGCATGCAAGCTACCGTAGCAAGGGGTTCTTCAAATACTATCTACATAAGCGCAGGATTCAGTAGCAGCTCATATACAGAGTACTGGGCCATCTGGATTGACTTTAACCACAATGGAACCTTTGAGGACTCCGAAAAGGTGGTTTCAGGCTCATCATCAAGTAGCAGCACGCTATCGGCAACTGTAAGCATACCATCAACAGCAACGCTTGGCGTAACCCGCATGCGTGTGAGCATGAAGTATAACGCTGCCCCAACCGCTTGCGAAACATTTACCTACGGTGAGGTTGAGGATTACAGTGTGAATATAACTAGCAGCTCATCGGCTCCAACAACTGATACTCCTTTTGCTGAAGATTTAGGTAATGAAAAGGTTGAGATATTCACGATTTACCCTAATCCTGCAAAAGAAAGCCTAAATATTATGCTTAATGGAATAGAAGGTGAAGTTTCAGCAAGGATTTACGATATGAGAGGAGCAGTTGTTAAGTTCCAAATGTTAAACGAAAGAAATACAAGCATAAATATTAACGATTTGGCACCCGGCATTTATACAATCTCAATAGATGATGAAAAAGAGCCAATAACAAAACAGTTTATTAAAAATTAA
- a CDS encoding LytR/AlgR family response regulator transcription factor produces the protein MGTRVIIVDDEPLAISVIEGYLQRIPGINIIATFNDGLPAFEFLQENEVDIMFLDVEMPKLTGIELVRSLQNPPAVIITSANKDYAIEGFDLNVSDYILKPITFERLLRAISKVKESLAYKKNAENPTEKQYIIFKENKKNIRVRLDDILYFESIKDYVKVVTKDKNIVTKLSIASIEEKLDKSMFIRVHRSFIVSLKHIDSYSSVSIGIGEVEIPIGRVFKEEVIETLESKLY, from the coding sequence ATGGGAACTAGAGTCATTATAGTTGATGATGAACCTTTAGCTATTTCTGTTATTGAGGGATACCTTCAACGTATTCCTGGCATTAATATTATCGCAACCTTTAATGATGGTCTTCCTGCTTTTGAGTTTCTTCAAGAGAATGAAGTAGATATTATGTTTTTGGATGTAGAAATGCCTAAGTTGACAGGCATTGAACTTGTTCGCAGCCTGCAAAATCCTCCTGCTGTAATCATCACCTCTGCAAACAAAGATTACGCCATTGAGGGATTTGACCTAAATGTCTCTGATTACATTCTCAAACCAATAACATTTGAACGTCTACTTAGGGCAATATCTAAAGTAAAAGAGAGCTTAGCATACAAGAAGAATGCTGAAAACCCAACTGAGAAACAATATATTATCTTCAAGGAAAATAAGAAAAATATTAGAGTTAGGCTAGACGATATTTTATATTTTGAGAGCATTAAGGATTATGTAAAGGTAGTTACAAAAGATAAAAATATTGTTACTAAGTTAAGCATAGCATCAATTGAAGAGAAACTCGATAAATCCATGTTTATTAGAGTTCATCGTTCTTTCATTGTATCTCTAAAGCACATTGATTCCTATTCTTCTGTTTCTATAGGAATTGGAGAGGTAGAAATACCTATAGGTAGGGTTTTTAAAGAAGAAGTTATTGAAACACTGGAAAGTAAATTGTATTAA
- a CDS encoding ATP-binding protein, whose translation MSYIIDNEYIVYKLNKGLYLISGNNLKFIEGSQQLATLKIHSILPIDNKLLICTRKNGFYLADYDGAFKNLKSLSSISKKGKQLNEYFKKYLFYHGIAISDSLFALASIMGDALIVDKNLNVTDVIDENTFGIKTNVNCFRYDSSGVLWMALSNGLAKVELASPFRYWNESLGINGLLTDVASRGDYIYVATSSGVFYIDRNRPENFKPHRFQLLKGPLEQTWQFLYFKDPSEPESYKPLWVGSNSKTHLLVVARNGVFEIINDKAILVDDTQQPFVIIQGRKNPNFLFIGHNRGVTRLKFNNGTWISKLNLLETEGVVYSMGEDGGGNLWVLFRQDELWRIKNPYCRKVKKIECATYDISLKDSTDSFDRIVDAYDSIIFQTQKRYFSYFPNGDSIGTIDVTPFVKFADSIQRYDSLAAMRIDSQMVTSVYVTDFRDPVSWVSSDFGIVSMTSTVHYNRIKLNPPLIKRVVNIDSVLFEGVNFFQEPVDSLNGVAIRNTNPDRIVDLGTVLPYDRNSIVFNFVWPYYIGEDKIKYSYQLVGNDEEWSDWTYETRKEYTNLKEGDYIFRVKAKNVFKDETPIAEFHFTIKTPWFRSIIAYIAYIILAILLIYFSVRVWHYRLIRERNKLDRLVKERTQEILLQKEELQVQAEHLKEAYDWISEKNEILEQQKHEIEKQKNELEAINATKNKFFRIIAHDLRNPISTLVNSTEFLLTEINALNSDKVKQFMTELNKLALTTYNLLENLLDWSSNEMGDIKNNPKWVDLRSLVLQNLELIQGRLKDKNIDVELEIPEGFEIFVDDNILNTILRNLISNALKFSKLNGRINLKASLENEKWVLKVSDNGIGIPEQNIDKLFKIDKTIVTAGTQNEKGSGLGLLLCKEFVEKIGGEIKVESKVGVGTTFNVIIPAIKRD comes from the coding sequence TTGTCGTACATTATAGATAATGAGTATATTGTTTATAAATTAAATAAAGGGCTTTATCTAATTTCAGGGAATAACCTTAAATTTATTGAAGGAAGCCAGCAACTTGCAACACTTAAAATACATTCTATACTACCAATAGATAACAAATTATTAATTTGTACTCGCAAAAATGGTTTCTATTTGGCCGATTATGATGGAGCATTCAAAAATTTAAAATCATTATCTTCTATTTCTAAAAAAGGGAAGCAGCTCAACGAATATTTCAAAAAATATCTTTTCTATCATGGAATTGCTATAAGTGATTCACTTTTCGCTCTTGCTTCTATAATGGGTGATGCACTTATAGTTGATAAAAATTTAAATGTAACAGATGTAATTGACGAGAATACCTTTGGCATTAAAACCAATGTAAATTGTTTTCGGTATGATAGTTCTGGAGTGCTTTGGATGGCTCTTTCAAATGGACTTGCGAAAGTTGAACTAGCCTCGCCTTTCCGGTATTGGAATGAGTCATTAGGTATTAATGGTCTTTTAACTGATGTTGCTAGCAGAGGAGATTATATATATGTTGCAACAAGTTCAGGCGTTTTTTATATTGATAGAAATAGGCCAGAGAACTTCAAACCTCACAGATTTCAGCTTTTAAAAGGTCCCCTAGAACAAACCTGGCAGTTCTTATATTTTAAGGATCCTAGTGAACCTGAATCTTATAAACCTTTATGGGTAGGTAGCAATTCAAAAACGCATCTTCTTGTTGTTGCTAGAAATGGGGTTTTTGAAATTATTAATGACAAGGCTATTCTGGTAGATGATACACAGCAACCATTTGTGATAATTCAAGGGCGTAAGAATCCTAATTTCCTATTTATTGGACACAACAGAGGTGTTACACGTTTAAAATTTAATAATGGTACATGGATTTCGAAATTAAACCTTCTAGAAACCGAAGGGGTGGTTTATAGCATGGGGGAAGATGGAGGAGGAAACTTATGGGTGTTATTTCGTCAAGATGAACTTTGGAGAATTAAGAACCCTTACTGTAGAAAGGTTAAGAAGATTGAATGTGCAACCTATGATATCTCATTAAAGGATTCAACTGATTCTTTTGATCGCATAGTTGATGCTTATGATTCAATTATTTTCCAGACCCAAAAACGATACTTTTCCTATTTTCCCAATGGCGACAGCATTGGAACAATCGATGTAACTCCATTTGTTAAATTTGCCGATTCCATTCAGCGATACGATTCTCTTGCTGCTATGCGAATTGATAGTCAAATGGTTACAAGTGTATATGTTACTGATTTTAGAGATCCTGTTTCGTGGGTTTCTTCTGACTTTGGCATTGTTAGTATGACATCAACAGTTCACTATAATAGAATCAAACTTAATCCTCCTTTAATTAAAAGGGTTGTAAATATCGATTCAGTTTTATTTGAAGGAGTTAACTTTTTCCAAGAACCCGTAGATTCGTTGAATGGTGTTGCTATAAGAAATACAAACCCAGACAGAATTGTAGATTTGGGCACTGTATTACCATATGATAGAAACTCCATTGTATTTAATTTTGTGTGGCCTTATTATATCGGAGAAGATAAAATAAAGTACAGCTATCAGCTAGTTGGAAATGATGAGGAATGGTCCGATTGGACATACGAAACAAGAAAAGAGTATACAAATCTTAAAGAGGGCGATTACATTTTCAGGGTAAAGGCCAAGAATGTTTTTAAGGATGAGACCCCAATTGCTGAATTCCATTTCACCATAAAAACACCATGGTTTCGCTCCATTATTGCCTATATCGCATATATTATTTTGGCAATTCTATTAATTTACTTTTCAGTAAGAGTCTGGCATTACAGATTAATTCGAGAACGAAACAAACTTGACAGGTTAGTAAAGGAGAGAACCCAAGAAATTTTATTGCAAAAGGAAGAACTTCAAGTACAGGCAGAGCATCTTAAGGAAGCATACGATTGGATTTCTGAAAAGAATGAGATTCTAGAACAACAAAAACATGAAATAGAAAAACAAAAAAATGAGTTAGAAGCAATAAATGCAACAAAAAATAAGTTTTTTAGAATTATTGCTCATGATCTTAGAAACCCGATTAGCACGCTTGTAAATTCTACTGAATTTTTGCTTACAGAAATTAATGCTTTAAATTCTGATAAGGTTAAGCAATTTATGACAGAACTTAATAAGTTAGCATTAACAACCTACAATTTGCTTGAGAACCTTTTAGATTGGTCATCCAATGAAATGGGCGATATAAAGAATAATCCTAAATGGGTAGATCTTCGTTCCCTTGTATTACAAAATTTAGAGCTTATTCAAGGTCGACTAAAAGATAAGAATATTGATGTTGAATTAGAAATACCAGAAGGTTTTGAAATATTTGTAGATGATAATATCTTAAATACCATACTTCGTAATTTAATTAGCAATGCCCTTAAATTTTCAAAATTAAATGGTCGAATAAATTTAAAAGCATCGCTTGAAAACGAAAAGTGGGTACTAAAAGTGAGTGATAATGGGATAGGTATTCCAGAACAAAATATTGATAAACTTTTTAAGATTGATAAAACCATTGTAACCGCAGGAACACAAAACGAAAAAGGTTCAGGTCTTGGGTTGCTGCTTTGTAAAGAGTTTGTTGAAAAGATCGGAGGTGAAATTAAAGTGGAAAGCAAGGTTGGAGTTGGAACAACTTTTAATGTTATTATTCCTGCAATAAAAAGGGATTAG
- a CDS encoding C1 family peptidase, with the protein MNKIKNFLLVALVLFVSVSGALAQDKKEKENGPYTFTDVKVLPTTSIKNQNRSGTCWSFSGVAFLESELLRMGKPSIDLSPMYVVRNIYAMKADRYVRFNGKNNFGPGGSFFDVLEAVKRFGIVPMDVYPGLNYGEDSHVHGELDAVTKAFVDAIIENPNRKLSTAWKNAFNGILDAYLGANPKSFTYNGNTYTPAEFAKFLGINPDDYVVITSFSHHPFYEKFVMELPDNWIHGEAYNVPLNDFESIIDNAIDNDFPVAWASDVSEKGFSWRNGVAIVPDIDDVENAGSDKDRWTQLSVREKEKKIYSFEKPVKEMIITQELRQEAFDNYRTTDDHGMLLVGKAKDQLGNTFYKVKNSWGTNGKYNGYFYASKAFVLYKTTNIMVHKNAIPSKLRKKLGIK; encoded by the coding sequence ATGAATAAGATAAAAAATTTCCTACTTGTAGCGCTAGTGCTTTTTGTAAGTGTGAGTGGTGCTTTAGCACAAGACAAGAAAGAAAAAGAGAATGGACCTTACACTTTTACTGATGTGAAAGTGCTTCCAACAACATCTATTAAGAATCAAAATAGATCAGGTACTTGTTGGAGCTTCTCTGGTGTTGCTTTTTTGGAGTCAGAACTACTAAGAATGGGTAAACCTTCTATTGATCTTTCTCCAATGTACGTTGTAAGAAATATTTATGCCATGAAAGCCGACAGGTATGTACGGTTTAACGGGAAAAACAACTTTGGACCAGGTGGGTCGTTTTTTGATGTGCTAGAAGCAGTTAAGCGTTTTGGTATTGTCCCTATGGATGTATATCCTGGTTTGAATTATGGCGAGGATTCACATGTTCATGGTGAGCTAGATGCTGTTACAAAGGCATTTGTAGATGCCATTATTGAAAACCCAAACAGAAAGCTTTCTACTGCATGGAAAAATGCATTCAATGGAATTTTAGATGCATACCTAGGTGCTAATCCTAAGAGTTTTACATATAATGGTAATACTTATACACCAGCTGAATTTGCAAAATTCTTAGGAATTAACCCAGATGATTATGTTGTTATTACCTCGTTTAGCCATCACCCATTCTACGAGAAGTTTGTAATGGAGCTTCCCGATAACTGGATTCATGGTGAGGCTTACAATGTGCCATTAAATGATTTTGAGAGTATTATAGACAACGCCATTGATAATGATTTTCCTGTAGCTTGGGCAAGTGATGTTAGTGAAAAAGGATTTAGCTGGAGGAATGGTGTAGCAATAGTTCCAGATATTGATGATGTAGAAAATGCTGGTTCCGATAAAGACCGTTGGACTCAATTATCGGTTAGAGAAAAAGAGAAAAAGATTTACTCTTTTGAAAAACCTGTAAAAGAGATGATCATAACCCAGGAGTTACGCCAAGAAGCATTTGATAATTATAGAACTACTGATGATCATGGTATGCTTCTAGTTGGAAAAGCAAAGGACCAGCTAGGGAATACTTTCTATAAAGTAAAAAATAGCTGGGGGACAAATGGCAAATACAATGGATACTTTTATGCATCAAAGGCATTTGTACTTTATAAAACAACCAATATAATGGTTCATAAAAATGCTATTCCCTCAAAACTTCGTAAGAAATTGGGAATTAAATAG